From a single Parambassis ranga chromosome 2, fParRan2.1, whole genome shotgun sequence genomic region:
- the LOC114432195 gene encoding interleukin-6-like, whose amino-acid sequence MASKFSSHFLPAAVLVVLLMLGASGVPLQDTTTESPAGDTSGEEEGEKTSDLLSNSKVLRCLLRTLQSHKEEFAKEFPEDVAILDHDSSSFPKKCPDSNFSKEACFQRLAQGLLKYTVLLRHAEREYPSKPYVSVAKSYSGYLIEEIKQKMKNRALVVPLTSSQEEHLLKDFDGLDDYNRKIAARRILHHLHLFLIDGKRSICRREQPRGAVICRTLGTATC is encoded by the exons ATGGCCTCTAAATTCA GCTCACACTTTCTCCCTGCAGCAGTGCTGGTAGTTCTGCTGATGCTGGGCGCCTCCGGAGTACCACTTCAAGACACAACCACCGAGAGTCCGGCAGGGGACACCTCaggtgaggaggaaggggagaagACCTCAGACCTGCTGAGCAATTCCAAGGTGTTGAGGTGTCTTCTTAGAACACTCCAATCCCACAAGGAGGAG TTTGCAAAGGAATTCCCTGAAGACGTGGCAATTTTGGACCATGATTCATCCTCATTCCCAAAAAAATGTCCAGACTCCAACTTCAGCAAG GAGGCTTGTTTTCAGAGGTTGGCACAGGGCCTGCTCAAATACACGGTTCTCCTCAGGCACGCAGAGAGAGAATACCCCAGCAAACCCTACGTCTCTGTAGCCAAAAGCTACAGTGGCTATCTGATAGAGGAGATAAAACAAAAG ATGAAAAACCGTGCACTGGTTGTGCCGCTGACCAGCAGCCAGGAGGAGCACCTGCTGAAGGACTTTGACGGCCTCGATGACTACAACAGGAAGATAGCTGCACGCAGAATCCTGCACCACCTTCACTTGTTCCTCATTGATGGCAAGAGATCCATTTGTAGAAGGGAGCAGCCAAGAGGAGCAGTAATATGCAGGACGCTAGGTACTGCtacatgttaa
- the tomm7 gene encoding mitochondrial import receptor subunit TOM7 homolog, whose protein sequence is MAKISKETKQRLQQLFQCGQFVIRWGFIPTVLYLGFKRGADPGMPEPTVLSLLWG, encoded by the exons ATGGCTAAAATAAGCAAAGAGACCAAAcagcggctgcagcagctgttccaGTGCGGCCAGTTTGTCATCCGATGGGGTTTTATCCCAACCGTGCTCTACCTCG GTTTCAAACGAGGAGCAGATCCAGGAATGCCTGAACCAACAGTCCTAAG TTTGCTATGGGGCTGA
- the hycc1 gene encoding hyccin isoform X2, with translation MLAMDQGVVEEWLSEFKTLPDSAVSTYAASLKDKGALVPALYKVIRENYSDLLEPVCHQLFEFYRSGEPQLQRFTLQFLPELLWSLLSVSAARDPHTSGCIEALLLGIYNLEIVDKDGQSKVLSFTVPSLSKPSVYHEPSAIGSMALTEGALANHGLSRVVYSGPHLQRETFTAQNRFEVLTFLLLCYNAALSYMTSTSLQSLCQLSSRVCICGYPRQQMRRYKGINARLTVTSEFLVQLITGIHYALCNGEVELGSKALDDVLYRSQLELFPEALLVGNAIKSSLHGAALKSNNKEGARSIQVEITPTSSRISRNAVTSLSIRGHRWKRHDAVDLGSPDELMDISEVDEGVWPGGVGPDMTPPTITISNSVTTLNLGAKAMKKCRLGGRTSKDKDKEPGPLTTGRAASENTELSVKRLTLTSSQSVPKAGALTSLTRTASAVFSRSFEQVASGNAPPASNHTASEVGRYSCSLQEEGMGYLSPTPNHTQRSPSISVHFGSDL, from the exons ATGTTGGCTATGGACCAAGGAGTGGTGGAGGAATGGCTGTCAGAATTTAAG ACCCTTCCTGACAGCGCTGTCTCCACTTATGCTGCTTCACTTAAAGACAAAGGTGCCCTGGTCCCTGCTCTCTACAAGGTCATCCGGGAGAACTACAGTGat TTGCTCGAGCCAGTGTGTCACCAGTTGTTTGAATTTTACCGGAGCGGCGAGCCGCAGCTGCAGCGGTTCACGCTACAGTTCTTGCCAGAGCTCCTGTGGAGCCTCCTGTCCGTCAGCGCTGCCAGAGACCCCCACACCTCCGGCTGCATTGAGGCCCTGCTGTTGGGCATTTACAACCTG GAAATAGTTGACAAGGATGGACAGAGTAAAGTGTTATCTTTTACTGTTCCTTCTCTCTCTAAACCCTCAGTGTACCATGAG CCTTCAGCTATCGGCTCCATGGCTCTTACTGAAGGAGCTCTAGCCAATCATGGCCTGAGCAGGGTGGTGTACAGCGGGCCACACCTCCAGAGAGAAACTTTTACAGCACAGAACAG ATTTGAGGTGCTGACCTTCTTGCTGCTGTGCTACAATGCTGCGCTCAGCTACATGACCTCAACCTCACTGCAGTCCCTCTGCCAACTCAGTTCCag GGTGTGCATATGCGGTTACCCACGGCAACAGATGCGGCGCTACAAAGGCATTAACGCACGACTGACGGTCACGTCAGAGTTCCTGGTTCAGCTCATCACAGGGATCCACTACGCCTT GTGTAACGGTGAAGTTGAACTGGGATCCAAAGCACTGGATGACGTTCTGTATCGGTCCCAGCTAGAGTTGTTCCCTGAAGCTCTATTG GTGGGTAATGCCATTAAGTCATCACTGCATGGTGCTGCACTGAAGAGCAACAACAAGGAAGGTGCACGGAGTATCCAGGTGGAGATCACACCCACCTCCTCTAGGATCTCCCGTAACGCTGTCACCTCCCTATCTATCAGGGGACACCGCTGGAAGAGACACG ACGCAGTGGATTTGGGTTCCCCGGATGAGCTGATGGATATTTCAGAGGTGGATGAAGGGGTTTGGCCGGGTGGGGTGGGGCCGGACATGACCCCACCAACCATCACTATCAGCAACAGTGTCACTACATTGAACCTGGGGGCCAAAGCCATGAAAAAGTGTCGGCTTGGCGGACGCACCAGCAAGGACAAAGACAAGGAGCCGGGACCTCTAACAACTGGCCGGGCTGCCAGCGAGAACACAGAGCTGTCTGTCAAGCGGCTAACACTCACTTCCAGCCAGTCTGTGCCCAAGGCCGGAGCTCTCACCAGCCTGACGCGCACTGCCAGCGCAGTCTTTTCCCGCTCATTCGAGCAGGTGGCCAGTGGCAATGCCCCTCCAGCCAGTAACCACACTGCCTCCGAGGTTGGCCGCTattcctgcagcctgcaggaggAAGGGATGGGGTACTTAAGTCCCACGCCAAACCACACACAGCGGTCCCCCAGCATTAGCGTGCACTTTGGCTCTGACCTTTGA
- the hycc1 gene encoding hyccin isoform X1 — protein sequence MLAMDQGVVEEWLSEFKTLPDSAVSTYAASLKDKGALVPALYKVIRENYSDLLEPVCHQLFEFYRSGEPQLQRFTLQFLPELLWSLLSVSAARDPHTSGCIEALLLGIYNLEIVDKDGQSKVLSFTVPSLSKPSVYHEPSAIGSMALTEGALANHGLSRVVYSGPHLQRETFTAQNRFEVLTFLLLCYNAALSYMTSTSLQSLCQLSSRVCICGYPRQQMRRYKGINARLTVTSEFLVQLITGIHYALCNGEVELGSKALDDVLYRSQLELFPEALLVGNAIKSSLHGAALKSNNKEGARSIQVEITPTSSRISRNAVTSLSIRGHRWKRHESQEVSVDNEAALGGVAIPEISVTGVSGERMPNGDSMRPRTDGRTQPDGDTLGGASEVSLDPRGHDSGTRGQEVRRQKSVRRMVENEGSGSASTGRSQY from the exons ATGTTGGCTATGGACCAAGGAGTGGTGGAGGAATGGCTGTCAGAATTTAAG ACCCTTCCTGACAGCGCTGTCTCCACTTATGCTGCTTCACTTAAAGACAAAGGTGCCCTGGTCCCTGCTCTCTACAAGGTCATCCGGGAGAACTACAGTGat TTGCTCGAGCCAGTGTGTCACCAGTTGTTTGAATTTTACCGGAGCGGCGAGCCGCAGCTGCAGCGGTTCACGCTACAGTTCTTGCCAGAGCTCCTGTGGAGCCTCCTGTCCGTCAGCGCTGCCAGAGACCCCCACACCTCCGGCTGCATTGAGGCCCTGCTGTTGGGCATTTACAACCTG GAAATAGTTGACAAGGATGGACAGAGTAAAGTGTTATCTTTTACTGTTCCTTCTCTCTCTAAACCCTCAGTGTACCATGAG CCTTCAGCTATCGGCTCCATGGCTCTTACTGAAGGAGCTCTAGCCAATCATGGCCTGAGCAGGGTGGTGTACAGCGGGCCACACCTCCAGAGAGAAACTTTTACAGCACAGAACAG ATTTGAGGTGCTGACCTTCTTGCTGCTGTGCTACAATGCTGCGCTCAGCTACATGACCTCAACCTCACTGCAGTCCCTCTGCCAACTCAGTTCCag GGTGTGCATATGCGGTTACCCACGGCAACAGATGCGGCGCTACAAAGGCATTAACGCACGACTGACGGTCACGTCAGAGTTCCTGGTTCAGCTCATCACAGGGATCCACTACGCCTT GTGTAACGGTGAAGTTGAACTGGGATCCAAAGCACTGGATGACGTTCTGTATCGGTCCCAGCTAGAGTTGTTCCCTGAAGCTCTATTG GTGGGTAATGCCATTAAGTCATCACTGCATGGTGCTGCACTGAAGAGCAACAACAAGGAAGGTGCACGGAGTATCCAGGTGGAGATCACACCCACCTCCTCTAGGATCTCCCGTAACGCTGTCACCTCCCTATCTATCAGGGGACACCGCTGGAAGAGACACG AGTCCCAGGAGGTGAGTGTAGACAATGAGGCTGCGCTGGGGGGCGTGGCCATCCCAGAGATCAGTGTGACAGGAGTGAGCGGCGAGAGAATGCCCAATGGAGACTCCATGCGGCCACGCACGGACGGCCGCACCCAACCCGACGGCGACACGTTGGGTGGCGCCTCTGAGGTCAGCCTGGACCCCCGAGGTCATGACTCTGGTACACGGGGTCAGGAGGTCAGGAGGCAGAAGTCTGTGAGGCGAATGGTGGAGAATGAGGGTTCTGGGTCGGCCTCCACAGGGAGGAGCCAGTACTAA
- the LOC114431574 gene encoding uncharacterized protein LOC114431574 produces MLRFLCCCCFSSGENSNETQPLLQPRPSEVSGSARQTRPAHSDAWTVKRIGRLVMRRVCVPELDQRFSDMAETFNEQQQRYEAMVKHIRNLQRSCDCTNNDSLALAECVGKIRKEHESKCRVSLKMKGYDFSLSVVEGESLGKSLPSRLQLAQHEVKDISENARATISKGTTLQELIGWLLRSQDQMADQVKGAAETYQEQGRLNENLEENMREVKRAKELSQGYRQQAGEVLTEAAQIAGAHV; encoded by the exons ATGCTGCgttttctctgctgttgttgcttttcCTCGGGGGAAAACTCTAACGAG ACGCAGCCTCTCCTGCAACCCCGACCATCTGAAGTGAGTGGATCAGCCAGGCAGACCCGTCCAGCACACAGTG ATGCATGGACTGTGAAACGGATTGGTAGGCTGGTGATGAGACGAGTGTGCGTGCCAGAGTTGGATCAGCGGTTTTCCGACATGGCCGAGACCTtcaatgagcagcagcagcggtatGAGGCTATGGTCAAGCACATCAGAAACCTGCAAAGGAGCTGTGACTGTACTAATAATGACAGCCTTGCACTAGCTGAATGTGTGGGGAAGATCAGAAAAGAGCATG AGTCAAAGTGTAGGGTCTCTCTTAAGATGAAAGGCTATGACTTCTCCCTCAGTGTGGTTGAGGGTGAAAGCCTGGGTAAGTCACTTCCTTCACGTCTGCAGCTGGCCCAGCATGAAGTGAAGGACATTTCTGAGAACGCCAGGGCCACCATCTCAAAGGGTACCACACTTCAAGAGCTTATTGGCTGGCTGCTCCGTAGCCAGGACCAAATGGCTGACCAGGTAAAGGGGGCGGCAGAAACTTACCAAGAGCAAGGAAGACTGAATGAGAACCTGGAGGAGAACATGAGGGAAGTGAAGAGGGCAAAGGAGCTGTCACAGGGGTACAGGCAACAGGCCGGGGAAGTTCTCACAGAGGCTGCACAGATAGCAGGGGCGCATGTTTAG
- the klhl7 gene encoding kelch-like protein 7 yields MTGKASPEKASSSKKKSERKCAKEEYKQLSSIMGVMNNLRKQGTLCDVTLVVQGKHFSAHRVVLAAASHFFSLMFTTRMMESMSHEVELRSAEPEIIELLIEFIYTARISVNSGNVQSLLDAANQYQIEPVKKMCVEFLKGQIDATNCLGISALADCMDCPELKVAAEDFFQLHFTEVYKLDEFLQLDVTQLTHLLHQDKLTVRAEAQIYDAAMRWLKYDVCNRQQYMVEVLGCVRFPLVSKTFLSKTVQAEPLIQDNPQCLKMVISGMRYHLLSLEDREDLGESSRPRRKKHDYRIALFGGSQPQSCRYFNPKDTSWTDIRCPFEKRRDATAIFWDNVVYILGGSQLFPIKRMDCYNVLKDSWYSKLGPPTPRDSLAACAAQGKIYTSGGSEVGSSALDLFECYDTRTESWQVKSSMLLARCSHGSVEANGLIYVCGGTVGNNVSGRILSNCEVYDPSTQQWRELCGMREARKNHGLVVVNNRIYAIGGQGALGGLDTVEYYDIASNEWRAASPMPWRGLTVKCAAVGGVIYVLAGFQGVGRLGHVLEYHTETDRWVTCSKVRAFPVTSCLICVVDTCGVNEDEDMDLIDSQPHAASTASSSASTSSSS; encoded by the exons ATGACTGGCAAGGCTTCTCCAGAGAAGGCATCAAGCTCCAAGAAGAAGAGTGAAAGAAAGTGTGCCAAAGAGGAGTACAAGCAGCTGTCCAGCATCATGGGGGTCATGAACAATCTGAGGAAACAG GGCACTCTCTGTGATGTGACCTTGGTGGTCCAGGGGAAACACTTTTCTGCCCACAGAGTCGTCCTTGCTGCTGCCAGCCATTTCTTCAGCCTCATGTTCACCA CCAGAATGATGGAGTCGATGTCACATGAGGTTGAGCTCAGAAGCGCTGAGCCAGAGATCATTGAGCTGTTGATTGAATTTATTTACACCGCACG aatcTCAGTGAACAGTGGGAACGTCCAGTCTTTGCTGGATGCAGCTAACCAGTATCAAATTGAGCCTGTAAAGAAGATGTGTGTGGAGTTCCTGAAAGGACAGATAGATGCAACAAACTGCCTTG GTATTTCAGCCCTTGCAGACTGCATGGACTGTCCAGAGTTGAAGGTAGCAGCTGAGGACTTTTTCCAGCTTCATTTCACTGAAGTTTATAAATTAGATGAGTTCCTTCAGCTGGAtgtcacacagctcacacatcTACTACACCAGGACAAACTCACTGTGCGTGCTGAGGCCCAG atTTACGATGCTGCAATGCGCTGGCTGAAGTACGACGTGTGTAACAGACAACAGTACATGGTGGAGGTGTTGGGGTGTGTCCGCTTTCCTTTGGTCTCCAAAACATTCCTTTCCAAGACAGTGCAGGCTGAGCCCCTCATCCAAGACAACCCACAGTGCCTGAAGATGGTTATCA GTGGGATGCGGTACCACCTGCTATCACTGGAGGATCGGGAGGACCTAGGAGAGAGCAGCCGACCAAGGCGAAAGAAGCACGATTACCGCATTGCTCTGTTTGGAGGCTCGCAGCCTCAGTCCTGCCGCTACTTCAACCCCAAG GACACCAGCTGGACAGACATTCGCTGCCCCTTCGAGAAGCGCCGGGACGCCACAGCCATCTTCTGGGACAATGTGGTCTACATCTTGGGTGGCTCACAGCTCTTCCCAATCAAGCGCATGGACTGTTATAATGTTCTGAAGGACAGCTGGTACTCCAAGCTGGGTCCACCCACTCCTCGTGATAGCTTGGCTGCCTGTGCAGCCCAGGGCAAGATCTATACCTCCGGGGGGTCAGAAGTGG GTAGCTCGGCCCTGGACCTTTTTGAGTGCTATGACACAAGGACAGAGTCATGGCAGGTTAAATCCAGCATGCTCTTGGCACGCTGCAGTCACGGCTCTGTGGAGGCCAATGGGCTCatttatgtttgtggaggaACTGTGGGCAATAATGTCTCTGGGCGGATCCTCAGTAACTGTGAGGTCTACgaccccagcacacaaca ATGGAGGGAGTTGTGTGGCATGAGAGAGGCCAGGAAGAACCATGGGCTGGTGGTTGTCAACAACAGGATCTATGCAATTGGAGGGCAGGGGGCTTTGG GTGGACTGGACACGGTGGAATACTATGATATTGCCAGCAATGAGTGGCGTGCTGCCTCACCGATGCCATGGCGGGGTTTAACAGTGAAGTGCGCTGCAGTTGGTGGTGTCATCTATGTGCTGGCAGGGTTCCAAGGTGTGGGGAGGCTCGGACATGTCCTGGAGTACCATACGGAAACTGATAG GTGGGTGACTTGCAGCAAGGTGCGAGCATTTCCCGTCACCAGCTGCCTGATCTGTGTGGTCGACACATGTGGAGTCAACGAAGACGAAGACATGGACCTTATAGACTCTCAGCCACACGCTGCATCCACAGCCTCTTCATCTGCCTCAACTTCATCATCTTCATAG
- the aste1b gene encoding protein asteroid homolog 1 codes for MGVQGLTTLVEGNRHYFQDVKFRDSRLVIDGCCLYFRLYFNHGLDQQHGGDYDEFADLVTQFFSALSDCNIQPYVVLDGGTDPSDKKFSTLRQRLQSKIKEADSLSRGHNGSVLPILARNVFIQILIQRGVPVVQCPAEADWEIACLAHQWNCPVLSYDSDFYIFDLPGGYLPFRFFQWNNLNGKASQRYIPARRYTTSRLCCSFGVLNQELLSLCAVLAGNDYGIPKEAEKALALLDLGGSVRGGGRGKGRAPISPIEGILLWLSSFTCAGKAIEEMNELMGEEGSHSRRGQKSSLSSQLWAGIQEYRIKPPSSLARWFSEGKAAPGWQSPGFTQLPECLLLAAAKGLLAPQVVDALVLHRVLLVPQVENCKLASSHCSSRSIRQALYGIVLQPVKGPQDVQMQGINHRMRGGRGQGGRGVGGRVQGHISPSQQGVNTGFNMQHGACAAQGMSAPTFVEEYDRVDLNYQKNQVEALPPRTTIHLDKLGQAPVPARLGVLLEVLGAKESALAPVPPHLQLVVAVTGYWLREATPTPSQPQLQALVLGMVYGEVYQNNQPGATSYQHTVPQLNWASERNVCALLDQQRVRPGERRGVDIGAAHSLSQWQSCLWSALCLNQLLLLPLPEPHLSWLYRGTLVHGLLRYLKRGQTVEALLAGRPLSGQLYASLLDDVKNCSSKANPTSTASGRRGRGRGRGRRGRGGGGRGRGRGGQGWGPDAEEMNNRFALLLEEEDYSDDYVH; via the exons ATGGGTGTCCAGGGTCTGACCACTTTAGTGGAGGGGAACAGACATTACTTCCAAGATGTGAAATTCAGAGACAGTCGCCTGGTTATTGATGGCTGCTGTCTGTATTTCCGCCTTTACTTCAACCACGGGTTGGATCAGCAGCACGGAGGGGACTATGATGAATTTGCTGACTTGGTCACTCAGTTCTTCTCTGCCTTGTCAGATTGCAACATCCAGCCATATGTGGTACTGGATGGAG GGACAGATCCCAGTGACAAGAAGTTTTCTACTCTGCGACAGCGTCTGCAGTCCAAGATAAAGGAGGCAGACAGCCTCTCTCGTGGCCACAATGGCTCTGTTCTCCCCATCCTTGCCAGAAATGTCTTTATTCAGATTCTCATCCAGAGAGGGGTCCCAGTGGTACAGTGCCCAGCTGAGGCGGACTGGGAGATTGCATGTTTGGCTCACCAGTGGAACTGCCCAGTGCTGTCTTATGACAGTGACTTCTATATTTTTGACCTTCCAG GTGGTTACCTGCCATTTCGGTTTTTCCAGTGGAACAACCTGAATGGTAAAGCCTCTCAACGCTACATTCCAGCTCGGCGCTACACCACTAGCCGTTTGTGTTGCTCGTTTGGGGTTTTGAACCAGGAGTTACTGTCATTGTGTGCTGTCTTGGCCGGTAATGACTATGGAATCCCAAAAGAAGCTGAAAAAGCTCTTGCTCTGTTAGATTTGGGTGGGTCAGTAAGAGGTGGTGGCAGGGGTAAAGGTAGAGCACCCATTTCCCCTATTGAGGGCATCCTGCTCTGGCTGTCCTCTTTTACATGTGCAGGAAAGGCCATAGAGGAAATGAATGAGCTAATGGGGGAGGAAGGCAGCCACAGCAGAAGAGGGCAGAAGAGCAGCCTTAGTTCCCAGCTTTGGGCAGGGATTCAGGAGTACAGAATTAAACCTCCGAGCTCCCTAGCACGCTGGTTCTCTGAGGGTAAGGCAGCTCCAGGTTGGCAGTCCCCTGGGTTCACACAACTGCCAGAGTGCTTGTTGCTGGCTGCAGCAAAGGGACTGCTTGCTCCCCAGGTGGTGGATGCTTTGGTGTTGCACAGAGTTCTCCTCGTCCCGCAGGTGGAGAATTGTAAGCTAGCCAGCAGCCACTGTAGTTCTAGGTCCATACGCCAAGCGTTATATGGGATTGTACTTCAGCCGGTGAAGGGACCACAGGATGTCCAAATGCAGGGCATCAATCACAGAATGAGAGGTGGGAGAGGGCAAGGAGGAAGGGGGGTTGGAGGCAGGGTTCAGGGCCACATTTCACCCTCACAACAGGGTGTCAACACAGGATTCAATATGCAACATGGTGCTTGTGCAGCTCAGGGCATGAGCGCTCCCACTTTTGTGGAAGAGTATGACCGTGTGGACCTAAACTATCAGAAAAACCAAGTAGAGGCACTTCCTCCCAGAACCACAATACACCTGGATAAACTTGGTCAG GCCCCTGTGCCAGCGCGACTTGGTGTCCTGTTAGAAGTTCTGGGAGCGAAGGAGTCTGCTCTAGCACCTGTTCCTCCTCACCTGCAGCTGGTTGTAGCAGTGACGGGATACTGGCTGCGAGAGGCCACCCCAACACCCTCACAGCCACAGCTACAAGCCTTGGTGTTAGGCATGGTTTATGGAGAGGTGTACCAGAACAACCAGCCTGGAGCTACCAGCTACCAACATACTG TCCCACAGCTAAACTGGGCTAGTGAGCGCAATGTGTGCGCACTGCTGGATCAACAACGCGTGAGACCGGGAGAGAGACGCGGTGTTGATATTGGAGCAGCTCACAGTCTGAGCCAATGGCAGTCCTGTCTCTGGAGCGCACTTTGTCTCAATCAGCTATTGCTCCTGCCTTTGCCTGAGCCCCATCTGTCATG GCTGTACAGAGGTACCTTGGTGCACGGCCTACTCAGGTATCTAAAACGTGGCCAAACTGTTGAAGCACTGCTTGCTGGAAGGCCCCTGTCTGGACAACTCTACGCCTCTCTGCTGGATGATGTTAAGAACTGCAGTTCAAAAGCCAACCCCACCTCCACGGCTTCAGGGAGAAGGGGGAGAGGCAGAGGTCggggaaggagaggaagagggggaggcggaagaggaagaggaagagggggtcAGGGTTGGGGGCCAGATGCAGaggagatgaacaacagattTGCTCTCCTtctggaggaggaagactaTAGTGATGACTATGTTCACTAA